GGCGAACGCGGACCGTGCAGGAAGGTCCAGGCCGGTGCGGGCAGCGTCGGCAGGAGGGCGGCATCGGACTCATCGACACGCGCATAGTCGAAGGTCTTGGCCATTTTCGATGACAGGTATGCCAAAGTCGAACCCGGCCGGTCGACAACGGCGATCGGAAAGGTAAGGGCGATGTCGCGCCATTTCTGCCAGCGGTGGAAACCCGCGAGATTGTCCGCACCCATTATCCAGACGAAGCGTCTGGCCGGGTTGTAGCGTCGCACGAGGGCTAGGGTGTCGGCGGTGTAACGCACCTCGTGCAGGGCCTCGAAGGCGGTCACCTTGACGCGCGGATCCGGGTTCATGCGTTCGGACCAGGCGATCCTGTCCGCCAGCGGCGGGAGGCTGGTGACGTCCTTGAGCGGGTTGCCGGGCGTTACGATCCACCAAAGCTGGTCGAGCCGAAGGCGGCGGATGGCGATCTCCGCGACGAGCCGGTGTCCCTCATGCGGAGGGTTGAATGAACCTCCGAACAGGCCGATCCGCATGCCTGGCTCGACATGCGGCATGCGCAAGTACTTGCGGGCGACGCCCGGAAAAAGCGCCGTTCTTCCGGTCATTCGCCTTCAGGGCCTGATCTGGCCGGTGCCGTGCACCCGGTACTTGAAGGATGTCAGCTGCTCCACGCCGACCGGACCGCGCGCATGCATCTTGCCGGTCGCGATGCCGATTTCGGCGCCCATGCCGAACTCGCCGCCGTCGGCGAATTGCGTCGAGGCATTGTGCAACAGGATGGCGCTGTCGACCTCGTTGAAAAAACGTTCCACGACAGCCTCGTCCTCGGCGATCACCGCCTCGGTGTGGCTGGATGAATAGTCGGCGATGTGCCGGATGGCACCGTCGATTCCGTCGACCAGTGCCACCGAAATGAGCGGGCCGAGATATTCGGTCATCCAGTCGGCTTCGGTCGCCGGCGCAGCTTTCGGCCACAGCTTGCAGACATTTGTGTCCCCGCGTACTTCGCAGCCGGAACCGTGGAGTGCGTCAAGGATGGGCGCCAGGTGCGTATCCGCTGCCGCGCGGTCGACCAGCAGGGTCTCGGCAGCGCCGCAAATGCCGGTACGGCGCATCTTGGCGTTGACCGCGATGCTCCGAGCCATGTCGATATCGGCAGATCTGTCGACATAGACGTGACACAAGCCCTCGAGATGCGCGAATACCGGGACGCGCGCGTCGTTCTGGACCCGCTCGACAAGACCGCGGCCGCCACGCGGAACGATGACGTCGATCGCACCGTCAAGGCCTGCCAGCATCTCGCCGACGGCCGCCCGGTCGGTTACCGGAACCAGCTGGACGGCATCGGCGGGAAGTCCGGCGGACTCCAATCCCGAAACAAGGCAGGCATGAATGGCGCGCGAGGAATTGGCGGAATCGGAACCACCGCGAAGGATGACGGCATTGCCGGCCTTGAGGCACAGGGCACCTGCATCAGCGGTGACGTTCGGTCTGCTCTCGTAGATGACGCCGATGACGCCAAGCGGCGTACGCACGCGCTCGATCCTGAGTCCGTTCGGTCGCTCCCAGGCGGCCATCACGGAGCCGACAGGGTCGGGCAACCCGGCAATGGCGCGGATGCCATCGGCCATTGCGTGCACGCGCTCCTCCGTCAGCTTGAGGCGGTCCTTGAACGCGGGCGTCAGGTCGGCCTTCCCGGCCGCTTCCATGTCGGCATCGTTCGCGGCAAGGATGTCGCTGCAGCCATCGATGATCGCCTCCGCCATTGCAAGAAGTGCCGCGTTCTTTTGCGCAGTCGAGGCGATCGCCAACGGTCGGCTGGCGGCTTTCGCGCGTGCACCCATGTCCGCCATCAATGCGGCGATATCGGTCGTATTGCTGTCGGCCCTGGTCAGCATGGCTGGTCGTCCCGTCTTCGGAAGCCGCTTGTTTAGCGTTCAATGCCGGCAAGGGCAATGCGCGGTCGAAAAGTCAGCCTTTCACGACCATGTCGTCGCGATGCACCATCGCGGCGCGCGGGGCATAGCCCAGAATGGGTTCGATCTCGGAGGACTTGCGCCCCGCGATGCGGACCGCCTCGCTGGAATCGTATCCTGCGAGGCCACGCGCGATTTCCGCGCCCGTATCCTCAAGCACGATCGCCAGCGTGTCTCCACGCTCGAACGTGCCTTCCACCCGCTTGACGCCGGCCGGGAGCAGGCTCTTGCCCGATTTCAATGCCGCGTGAGCGCCGGCATCGACGACGAGGCGTCCCTGGGGTTCCAGCTGGCCGGCTATCCAGCTCTTCCAGGCCGATACCGGTGCTGAGGCTGCACGGAAAAGGGTTGATTTGGCACCTTCGTCCAGTGCACGCAGCGGGTGGTCGACCGTGCCCCTGGTTATGACCATCGCAGTGCCCGCCTGGGTCGCGATCTTCGCAGCCTCGATCTTGGTGCGCATGCCGCCACGCGACAATTCGGAGGCTGCATCGCCGGCCATGTCCTCGATTTCCGGTGTGATCGCCGGGACATCGGGAAGGTGCATAGCATCCGGATCCATTGCCGGGGAGGCGGTGTAGAGGCCGTCGACATCGGACAGGACGATCAGCAGATCGGCATTCATCATGGTGGCGACCCGCGCAGCCAACCGGTCGTTGTCGCCGTAGCGAATCTCGTTGGTGGCGACGGTGTCGTTCTCGTTGATGACCGGCACGGCTCCCATGCGCAAGAGGGCACCGATGGTGGCGCGGGCATTGAGATAGCGCCGCCGTGTTTCCGTGTCGTCGATGGTGACGAGGACCTGGCCGGTCGTGATCGACCGGGCACCGAGTGCTTCATCCCATGCGTGGGCCAGCGCAATCTGGCCGACGGCGGCGGCGGCCTGGCTTTCCTCCAGTTTCAGAGAACCCGAGCGCAGATCGAGCACGGTGCGGCCCATCGCGACGGCGCCCGACGAGACGACAAGCACTTCATGGCCGGAAGCGCGCAAGGCGGCAATGTCAGCCGCCAAGCTTTGCAGCCAGGAGCGTCTCAGTCCCGAACCGCGATCCACCAGGAGGGCGGAGCCGATCTTGACGACAATGCGCTTGTAGGATGCGAGACGGCCTTGCATGGGATCAGCTCTGCCAGCGCGGATCAGGTTCTTTCGGCTTGTCGGATTTCTTCTTCTCTTCGATAAATGCCATCAGCGCACGCAGCACTTCTTCGAGACCGTCGCGGCTTACCGAGGAAAAGATGAGGGGCTCCCTGCCGGCCGCCTTCTTCAGCGCCTCGGCCTTTTGGGTGATCGACTTCGCGTCGGCAGTATCGATCTGCGAAAGGGCAACGATTTCGGGCTTTTCGGCAAGGCCGTGGCCATAGGCCTCCAGTTCGTGACGTACGGTCTCGTATGCCTTGGCCGGGTCCTCCTCGAGAGCGGAGACCAGGTGCAGGATTACATTGGTGCGTTCGACGTGGCCGAGGAACCGGTCGCCGATGCCAACGCCCTCGTGGGCGCCCTCGATCAGGCCGGGAATGTCGGCGAGCACGAATTCTCGCGTATCGATGCGCACCACGCCGAGATTTGGATGCAGCGTGGTGAAGGGATAGTCGGCGATCTTGGGCTTGGCCGCGGTGACGCTGGCCAGAAAGGTCGATTTGCCTGCGTTCGGCAGGCCGACAAGGCCGGCATCGGCAATCAGCTTCAGGCGAAGCCAGATGGTGCGCTCCTGGCCTTCCTGGCCAGGATTGGCGCGGCGCGGCGCCTGGTTGGTCGACGACTTGAAATGGGCGTTGCCGAAACCCCCATTGCCCCCCTTGGCGAGAAGGAAACGCTGGCCCTTTTCGGTCAGGTCGCAGATCAGGGTTTCGTTGTCTTCCTCGTAAATTTGCGTGCCGACGGGTACTTTCAGCGTGACGTCCGCGCCCTTGGCGCCGGTGCGGTCGCGGCCCATGCCGTGCATGCCGGTCTTGGCTTTGAAATGCTGCCGATAGCGATAGTCGATCAGGGTATTCAGCCCTTCCACGGCTTCCGCCCAGACATCGCCGCCGCGGCCGCCGTCGCCCCCATCCGGGCCGCCGAATTCGATATACTTCTCCCGGCGAAAGGACACCGCCCCTGCGCCGCCGTCGCCGGAACGGATATAGACCTTTGCCTGATCCAGGAATTTCATGGTTCTGTTACATGTCTCGTTCAGTTTCGGGTCCGTCTACCGCATCGCGGGGAAAAGCGCGAGGATGAATTCGGGGTACGGTCAATGACAGTCAGGGTCGCCACCTACAATATCCAGTTCGGGATCGGGTTGGACGGTTCCTACAATCTGGAACGTATCGTGGACGCGGTCAGGGATGCCGACATCATCGCTTTCCAGGAGGTGACGCGCGGCTTCATGCGCAATGGTGGACGCGACATGGTTGCCGAAATCGGGGAACTTTTGCCCGACAGGTTCACCGTCTGCCACATGCCCGCCGACATCGATTTCGGTAGCCGGGTCGAAAACGGCAAGGCGATTCAGAGCCGGTTCCAGTTCGGTAACATGATTGTTTCTCGCTGGCCGATCCTGTCCGCACGGGGGCTCCTTCTGCCGCGATCGTCGCGCATGGCATCGCTCAACCTGCAGCGCGGAGCACTCGAGGCGCTGATCGAAACCCCTGCCGGCCCTTTCCGGTTCTACTCGATTCATCTCGACCACATCGATCCGGACGAGCGGATCAGCCAGATCGCGGCCCTGAAGGACATCGCGTTCTCGGCACCCCGTACGGGCATGGCGGTTACCGGACTCGGCGAATACGGCTTTCCCGAATTGCCACGTGCAGAGGACTTCCTGCTTCTCGGCGACTTCAACTTTGAGCCCGATCTCGCGGAATATCGCGACATGCTGGCCGAGAACGGAACCCTGGTCGACGCGACGGCTGCCGATTCGGGCTGGAGCTGGACGGACCCGGAGAAACGGAAGCCGAACAAGCGCCTCGATTACGGATTTGCCACCCCCGCACTGGCCGAACGCATAGGCAATGTCCGGGTGGACAGGAGCGCGGAAGGCTCCGACCACATGCCCGTATGGATGCAGATCAACATCTGAACTTGGCGGCTACAATATCGCTGCCGAGCCGCCTTCTTGGTCGCGTCGTCGCGATATCGGCGAATGTCCGGCCTTCGGTCAAACTCGATTCGACTTCGCCGGCGGTGTCGCGCGCCGGCGAAGTCCTCGATGGTTGTGGGACGGTTCAACCGCGTCTGCGTTCCGTCTTGCGTTCCAGCCAGGCGGGACGGCTCAGCGTGTAGCGTTCAACCGGCACACGTCCGGCGGCGACACTGTCGATCTCGTCCTTGCCGACAAATGTGAAGCCGCACTTGCGAATGACATTACGCGAGCGTGGATTGACCGTCCGGCAGACAGCGTGGATCTGCTCGGCATCGGTTGAACGGAATGCCTGGTCGACCAACGCGTTGGCCGCCTCGGTCGCGTAGCCTGCTCCCCAATAGTCCTCGCCCAGCCAGAAGCCGATTTCAAAACCGGCGGAGCGGGTGCGTTTTTCGAGGCCGCAGAAGCCGATCAAATGGCCGGTGTCTGCCAGGGTGATGGCGTAGACATAGCCGTCATGCTCACCCCGCAGGCAGCTGCCGACAAATGCCTCGGCGTCGCTCAGCCGGTAGGGAAACGGCATGCGCGAAGTCATTTCGGCGATCTGCCGATTGTTGGCGATCTTCGCCAGTTCCTCCACGTCGTCCTCATGCGGCGGGCGCAGGACCAGACGTTCCGTGAGCAGGACGGGCGTGTCGTAGCCCATGTCCGTCTGACGAGACAATGCGGTGTCTGTCGTCGTGTCGATCATAGCCTTGTCCCTTCAAACAAACTTGCTTCTTCCAACAAAAAAGGGAGATGGTGGTGTCCCATCTCCCTTCAAGCCTGACTATTGCAAAATCCGGGGTACGAGACACCGGACTTGAATTTCGCGGCTCCGGCTTACTCCGCTGCTTCCTGTTTCGGCATCACCGATACGTAGGTTCGGCCGTTTGCCTTGGCCCTGAACTCCACGGCACCATCGGTGAGCGCAAAAAGCGTGTGATCCTTGCCCATGCCGACATTGGTGCCGGGGTGCCATCTGGTGCCGCGCTGACGCACGATGATGTTGCCGGCAACGACATTCTCGCCGCCGAATTTCTTCACGCCAAGACGTTTGGATTCCGATTCGCGACCGTTGCGCGACGAACCGCCAGCTTTCTTGTGTGCCATTCTCTTTCTCCTGCCGCGCTCGGATTTGCGCGTTTTCAGTCCTTATGGTGGCAAGGGGGCATTCTTGCAACCCCGCCGACACGATTGTTACTTCTTGGCCAGTTCCTTGGCCTGTTCCTTCCAGTCCTTGATCTGGTCGGCGCTGAACGGCATGTGCTCGTCGATCTTCTTAATCTCGGCGGCGGTCAGCTTCGCAATCTGGGCGAAGGTCGTGATGCCCTGCTCGTTGAGTTGCTTCTCGGCCACCGGGCCGATACCCTTGATTTCGGTCAGCTTGTCCGCCTCGCCCTCGGGCGCGGCAAACAGGGCGGCGGTAGACTCTTCCTTCTTGGCGGGTTTGGGCGCTTCCGCCTTCTTTGTCTCGGCCTTCGGCGCCTCTTTCGGCGTCGGCTTCTTGGCGGCAGCCTTCTTCGACGGTTTCGCGCCACCCGTCAGGATCTCGGAAATGCGGACTGTCGTCAGATGCTGGCGATGGCCGCGGGTGCGCTTGGAATTCTGGCGACGGCGCTTCTTGAAGGCGATAACCTTGCGCGCACGGCCCTGTTCGACGACTTCCGCCGTCACCAGAGCGCCTTCGACGAAGGGTGCGCCAATGGTGGCGTCGGCGCCTTCGCCGACCATGAGTACCTCGTTGAACTCGACAATGTCACCGGCATTGCCGTCGACCTTCTCGATCTTCAGGATGTCGTCGGCGGCTACGCGGTACTGCTTGCCACCGGTCTTGATGACTGCGAACATCTTTCTTCCTTCCGTGTTCGGTCCGGCTCTTGCCCCATTGCCGCTTCCACGGAAAGGCAGGCCGTCTTTTTGGTCAGTCGTGACGGTTTCGTTTCGATTTTGCGCCCGGACAAAGCCGGACACAAAACAAAGCGGCGCGGATTTCCCCGCGCCAGCGGCACCCCTATGATGGGTGACATGCGAAAAGTCAAGCATTTCGACAGCAAGAGGCTTGTTTTCGTCGCCATTGGCGGTTATGCAGCGGCCCGCCCGCAAAGGCAGTCACGGAGAGGTGGCTGAGTGGTTGAAAGCGCCGCACTCGAAATGCGGTATAGGGGCAACTCTATCGGGGGTTCGAATCCCTCCCTCTCCGCCATCTGCTTTTGCACTCTCCGTCATCACGGAATCCCGCATTTTCGGTCGATTTCAGGCCCTGCCGCCCGTTTCGGGAGCATTTTGCCATGGCAGGAGATGTCGGTGTATCGCGCGGTGTATCGTCCCGTGTATCGCTTGGTGTATCGCGCAAGGAGGCCGACGACGGCAAATCGCGCCGTCGTGCGGGCCGGGGCCCCGGTCCTTACCTCGTGCGCTCAGGTTCCGTTTACATTTTCCAGATCAGGATACCGAAGGATCTCGGAGGCGGGCGCGGCACGCCGCCACTGAGAGTAAGCCTCGGCGCCTGCCCGGCGCGCCGGGCGCGCTACATGGCCGACCTGCTGGCGGCCGAAGCCCGGGCGTGCTTCGAACGTTTGCGGGCAAGACGGATGGACGAAAGGGATATCGAAAAGGACAAGGCTGACGAAGGCGGATCGGAACTGCCTTTTTATCTCACACCGGAGGGCCGGGACGCGGCCATCGAAATGAAGGGCGCGTTCGAAATGGCGCGTGCGGTTGTCTCGCAGCCCGTTGCCCCGATGACGCCGGAGGAAGAGGTTCGCTCAAAGGCTTGGAAAGGCCTGGTGGAGCTCGGGCGCGAGATCGCCAGGGGCGGGGACGGCAACCCGATCGTCAGGGAGAATGCCGACCTGATCGCGCAACGCCATGCCGACAGGCTGATGACGACAGTGTCACGGAAACAGGAAACCGATGCCGCCGGGCCGCGGAAAAGTTTTCCGAGGCAGTTTGAATGGCAGCCGGAGCCCGTCAGTGCGCCATCGGTTCCGGATGCCGGAAAGCTGTACTCGCTGGGCGGTAATGACATGGAAACCACGAGTGTTTCCGATCACGCCTCGACGGTTGTGCCAGCCACTGACAATGCGCCCGCGAAGTCGGAAACGGACCCGTTCGACGAAGACCGTCGTTTCGTGCCGAGGCCTGCATCTCGCCTTCCGCGTTTCAGCGAGGTCGCGGAAGCCTATTTCGCGTCCTGGGCCGTCCAGGCGGGCGAGAACAGCAAGGACATCCGCACGGCGCGGCGCAGGGCGGCGCTGTTTGCCGAGCTGATCGGCGATCATCCGATCGATACCTACAAGGCCGGGGACCTGCAGGCCTATGTGCGGCTGCTGCAGTTCTGGCCGGGCGACAACAACAAGCGCCCGGAAGGCAAGAGCGCGCGCGAGATCATTGAGGACAACCGGGATCTTCACCTGAAACCGATTTCGCTGAGTTCGCTGAAGAACGGCTATGTGTGGATCGTCCGGACTGTCGTTTCCCACGGCGCGCAGGAGCATGATTTCAGGAATCCGTTCGACAAGGTCCGGCTTCACTATCCGCGCACGGCCGCGCGCCCGAAATCGTCCCAGCCGCTTAGTGCCGCGGCGATCTCGTCGATCTTCCGTACGGGCGTGGAGAGCGGGCTGCTCGACGAGGCCATGCTGCCCTTGCTGGGGCACCTGACGGGCCGCAGGCTCGGTCTTCTGGTCCACCTGACGGGCAACGACATTCGCGAGAAATATCCGGGCGTCTGGGTCGCGGAGACGGACGGCATCGTCAAGCAGAATGGTGTCTGGAAGCGCGTGCCGTTCAAGACGGATGCCAGCACGGGCTTCTTCGTCCTGCATGGCTTCCTCGAAGAGATCGGCTTCATCGAATGGGCGAGAGCGCAGGGCGACAGGTTCCTGTTTGCCGAGCTCATGAAACTGAAGGACCCGAGCAAGAGCGCGTCGTCCTACATGCAGCGCCTGTTCCTCAGGGCCGGGATCGAGAAGGGGCGGCGCGAGGTCTTCCATTCGCTGCGTGCAGGAAACATCGAGGACATGCGCGACGCGAAGATCGATCCGCGCGATCGGCGGATGCAGGCGGGCCACACGGTCGGCACTGATGAGCACGACAATTACGGTTTCAAGGCGATCAGCGAAACCCGGGCGCGGGAGATGGTGCGCCTGCCGCTCAACCCCGAGATCGACTACTCGGTGTTCCGTGGACTGGATTTCGAGAAGATGGCGCGGAAGAAGAGGGCCAAGGGCAGGAAGAGAAGATAGTCATGGTGGTAGGTAACTTCTCTCGGGAATAAATCGCTAAACGCAAGCGGTTCGCTTCGGTAATCCCGGTGCGGTTCAAAGGCTCAAATTCTGTGTTATCTGCAATGAGTTGCGTTGAGAGTGGTATGAATTCACCGGAAAGTTCACTGGTCTTGGACGTTTTGGCCGGGGTCTCAGAAGAAGAACATCGGGTCTTGGCCCGGATTGCCAGCACGCCATCTGGTGTCCCAGCTACGCTGCTTGAAGCCAAGCCACTGGCCGAATTGCTTTCGCGTTTTCCCAATACGCTTCGTCAAGACAATGGGTCCGGTATGGTTCGTTTTGAGCGTCCCGACCTGGCCAAGCTTTTCGCCGAGGCGATCGAACGTGGGGGGCTGGCTGGCAATGCTGTGCGACATGTGGGGGGCAGTACAGCATTGATCGAACGGATATTTGCGGCTCAGGCGCGTGGAGAAAATGAGGAAGCATTGCGCTTGTTTCGTGAGGGAGGTGGAGTGTTCTTCATGCACTTTCATGGCCTTGATGCGTGTTCCAGAGTGCTCCGGCGTTTTCCCGAGGGCATGCGGACAAAGGAGCCTCTCCTTGTGTTCGCTCGATCGATGCATGCCCTCAAATCCGGCAATGTCAGCCGGGCACGTTATCTGATGGCCGAGCGGTTCGGGCCCGAGGCGAACGATCTCCGACACCTGTTGTCGCGCCCGCAGAGTTTTTCACTCGACCTCTGCCTGTTCCGATTCTTGATGGCAATGTACGAGGACACGCCCATTTCGGATGCCATGTGCGAGAAGCTGTTTGACTTGCTTGGTCAAGTACCACTGGATGATCATCTGCAGCGAGGCAGTTTCTACAATGCCATGCTTGAGGTTCAGGTGCGCAAGCGTGAACTCGATGCCGCGATGGAAATCGCCCAGCGCGCGCGTTTCCACTACGAGCAGGCAAATGCTCACCTCCTGGGCTTTTACATCGATCTATACTTGTCTATACTTAACCTGATGCGTGGCGAGCTACCTGCGGCCGCAGAGCATGCTGGTGAGGCCAATACCAAGCTCGCCAAGGTGCCTTTCGAAACGAAGTCGGACGAACGGCTCATCGGGCTTGTCAATGCAGTGATCCATTACGAGCAGGGCGATATCGAGGCGCTCGTCCATTTTCTGAACGAAGAATTCGATGGTTTCGCATATGGTGAACTTTGGCCCACCGTAGCCGAACTTGCCATCAATTATGGTGGGCAAGCTCTCAGTCGCCATATCGCTGTAGCTGCTGCGCGCGTCTATCTCGACAGATGGCGGGTCCAAGAGTGGCGTTCCAATCGTTTCCGATTGGTGATTACCTTACGAGAGGCTGCTATCCTGCAGACGGGCAATCGGTGGCAGGAGGCCACCGATCTCTTGGCCGCTGTGAAATCGCGCATAAACCGCACCTGGGTGGAAAGTGCGGTCGAGACTCTCTCTCGACTTGCCGATCCGCAGGAAATTGCCTTGGTCATGGCGTGGCTGCGCCATCTCATCTGGGAGATTCCGACTCGTCTGATCCTTCGTGATCAGTTGAGTGAATTGCTGAAGAATAATCATTTGACTGCCCGGCAAGCGATCACCTTGCAAGTATGGATGGCGCATCTGGCGCGGGTTAATCGCGACGTCAGTACTGCGCGCGCATCGCTTTTGAAGGCGTTGGAGGCAAGCGGGCGCCTTGGGGCCATTATGCAATTGGTCGAGGAAGCGGACATGCTCAAGAAGCTTCTCGAGAACGAGCGCATTCGCGAATTCGTTCTTGCATCAGGTGATGCTCGTAAGGTCATTCGGAAACTGAGAGTACTCGACAGCCCCGTATCTGAAGGTCCGCGCAAGGCAGGGCTTACCAGGCAGGAAATTAAGGTCCTCTATCTCGTCGCCGAAGGTCGAACGAACAAGCATATCGCTCGTCAACTTGGCTTGGCCGAAGTGACGGTCAAATTTCACGTGTCAAACATATACCGCAAGATTGGTTGTCGGCGTCGCGCCGAAGCGGTTGCCACAGCTAAAGCGCTTGGCTGGGTAGCGTAGCGTAACGTTCGCTGCAGTCTGTTATGATCGCATAAAACCTATACCCATTTGTCAAAAAGCTATACTTCTGGCGCCTTGTCCCTAGCAGCCGCCGGCTTCTAACTTTTTGCGAGATGCACGTCGCTTCAGTGCAGCCTGAAAGCG
This portion of the Oricola thermophila genome encodes:
- a CDS encoding nicotinate-nucleotide adenylyltransferase, with the protein product MTGRTALFPGVARKYLRMPHVEPGMRIGLFGGSFNPPHEGHRLVAEIAIRRLRLDQLWWIVTPGNPLKDVTSLPPLADRIAWSERMNPDPRVKVTAFEALHEVRYTADTLALVRRYNPARRFVWIMGADNLAGFHRWQKWRDIALTFPIAVVDRPGSTLAYLSSKMAKTFDYARVDESDAALLPTLPAPAWTFLHGPRSPVSSTAIRNGTEKLFKKA
- a CDS encoding glutamate-5-semialdehyde dehydrogenase, with the protein product MLTRADSNTTDIAALMADMGARAKAASRPLAIASTAQKNAALLAMAEAIIDGCSDILAANDADMEAAGKADLTPAFKDRLKLTEERVHAMADGIRAIAGLPDPVGSVMAAWERPNGLRIERVRTPLGVIGVIYESRPNVTADAGALCLKAGNAVILRGGSDSANSSRAIHACLVSGLESAGLPADAVQLVPVTDRAAVGEMLAGLDGAIDVIVPRGGRGLVERVQNDARVPVFAHLEGLCHVYVDRSADIDMARSIAVNAKMRRTGICGAAETLLVDRAAADTHLAPILDALHGSGCEVRGDTNVCKLWPKAAPATEADWMTEYLGPLISVALVDGIDGAIRHIADYSSSHTEAVIAEDEAVVERFFNEVDSAILLHNASTQFADGGEFGMGAEIGIATGKMHARGPVGVEQLTSFKYRVHGTGQIRP
- the proB gene encoding glutamate 5-kinase, producing MQGRLASYKRIVVKIGSALLVDRGSGLRRSWLQSLAADIAALRASGHEVLVVSSGAVAMGRTVLDLRSGSLKLEESQAAAAVGQIALAHAWDEALGARSITTGQVLVTIDDTETRRRYLNARATIGALLRMGAVPVINENDTVATNEIRYGDNDRLAARVATMMNADLLIVLSDVDGLYTASPAMDPDAMHLPDVPAITPEIEDMAGDAASELSRGGMRTKIEAAKIATQAGTAMVITRGTVDHPLRALDEGAKSTLFRAASAPVSAWKSWIAGQLEPQGRLVVDAGAHAALKSGKSLLPAGVKRVEGTFERGDTLAIVLEDTGAEIARGLAGYDSSEAVRIAGRKSSEIEPILGYAPRAAMVHRDDMVVKG
- the obgE gene encoding GTPase ObgE, with the protein product MKFLDQAKVYIRSGDGGAGAVSFRREKYIEFGGPDGGDGGRGGDVWAEAVEGLNTLIDYRYRQHFKAKTGMHGMGRDRTGAKGADVTLKVPVGTQIYEEDNETLICDLTEKGQRFLLAKGGNGGFGNAHFKSSTNQAPRRANPGQEGQERTIWLRLKLIADAGLVGLPNAGKSTFLASVTAAKPKIADYPFTTLHPNLGVVRIDTREFVLADIPGLIEGAHEGVGIGDRFLGHVERTNVILHLVSALEEDPAKAYETVRHELEAYGHGLAEKPEIVALSQIDTADAKSITQKAEALKKAAGREPLIFSSVSRDGLEEVLRALMAFIEEKKKSDKPKEPDPRWQS
- a CDS encoding endonuclease/exonuclease/phosphatase family protein, translating into MTVRVATYNIQFGIGLDGSYNLERIVDAVRDADIIAFQEVTRGFMRNGGRDMVAEIGELLPDRFTVCHMPADIDFGSRVENGKAIQSRFQFGNMIVSRWPILSARGLLLPRSSRMASLNLQRGALEALIETPAGPFRFYSIHLDHIDPDERISQIAALKDIAFSAPRTGMAVTGLGEYGFPELPRAEDFLLLGDFNFEPDLAEYRDMLAENGTLVDATAADSGWSWTDPEKRKPNKRLDYGFATPALAERIGNVRVDRSAEGSDHMPVWMQINI
- a CDS encoding GNAT family N-acetyltransferase, producing the protein MIDTTTDTALSRQTDMGYDTPVLLTERLVLRPPHEDDVEELAKIANNRQIAEMTSRMPFPYRLSDAEAFVGSCLRGEHDGYVYAITLADTGHLIGFCGLEKRTRSAGFEIGFWLGEDYWGAGYATEAANALVDQAFRSTDAEQIHAVCRTVNPRSRNVIRKCGFTFVGKDEIDSVAAGRVPVERYTLSRPAWLERKTERRRG
- the rpmA gene encoding 50S ribosomal protein L27 is translated as MAHKKAGGSSRNGRESESKRLGVKKFGGENVVAGNIIVRQRGTRWHPGTNVGMGKDHTLFALTDGAVEFRAKANGRTYVSVMPKQEAAE
- a CDS encoding 50S ribosomal protein L21, producing MFAVIKTGGKQYRVAADDILKIEKVDGNAGDIVEFNEVLMVGEGADATIGAPFVEGALVTAEVVEQGRARKVIAFKKRRRQNSKRTRGHRQHLTTVRISEILTGGAKPSKKAAAKKPTPKEAPKAETKKAEAPKPAKKEESTAALFAAPEGEADKLTEIKGIGPVAEKQLNEQGITTFAQIAKLTAAEIKKIDEHMPFSADQIKDWKEQAKELAKK
- a CDS encoding DUF6538 domain-containing protein; translation: MAGDVGVSRGVSSRVSLGVSRKEADDGKSRRRAGRGPGPYLVRSGSVYIFQIRIPKDLGGGRGTPPLRVSLGACPARRARYMADLLAAEARACFERLRARRMDERDIEKDKADEGGSELPFYLTPEGRDAAIEMKGAFEMARAVVSQPVAPMTPEEEVRSKAWKGLVELGREIARGGDGNPIVRENADLIAQRHADRLMTTVSRKQETDAAGPRKSFPRQFEWQPEPVSAPSVPDAGKLYSLGGNDMETTSVSDHASTVVPATDNAPAKSETDPFDEDRRFVPRPASRLPRFSEVAEAYFASWAVQAGENSKDIRTARRRAALFAELIGDHPIDTYKAGDLQAYVRLLQFWPGDNNKRPEGKSAREIIEDNRDLHLKPISLSSLKNGYVWIVRTVVSHGAQEHDFRNPFDKVRLHYPRTAARPKSSQPLSAAAISSIFRTGVESGLLDEAMLPLLGHLTGRRLGLLVHLTGNDIREKYPGVWVAETDGIVKQNGVWKRVPFKTDASTGFFVLHGFLEEIGFIEWARAQGDRFLFAELMKLKDPSKSASSYMQRLFLRAGIEKGRREVFHSLRAGNIEDMRDAKIDPRDRRMQAGHTVGTDEHDNYGFKAISETRAREMVRLPLNPEIDYSVFRGLDFEKMARKKRAKGRKRR
- a CDS encoding response regulator transcription factor; amino-acid sequence: MNSPESSLVLDVLAGVSEEEHRVLARIASTPSGVPATLLEAKPLAELLSRFPNTLRQDNGSGMVRFERPDLAKLFAEAIERGGLAGNAVRHVGGSTALIERIFAAQARGENEEALRLFREGGGVFFMHFHGLDACSRVLRRFPEGMRTKEPLLVFARSMHALKSGNVSRARYLMAERFGPEANDLRHLLSRPQSFSLDLCLFRFLMAMYEDTPISDAMCEKLFDLLGQVPLDDHLQRGSFYNAMLEVQVRKRELDAAMEIAQRARFHYEQANAHLLGFYIDLYLSILNLMRGELPAAAEHAGEANTKLAKVPFETKSDERLIGLVNAVIHYEQGDIEALVHFLNEEFDGFAYGELWPTVAELAINYGGQALSRHIAVAAARVYLDRWRVQEWRSNRFRLVITLREAAILQTGNRWQEATDLLAAVKSRINRTWVESAVETLSRLADPQEIALVMAWLRHLIWEIPTRLILRDQLSELLKNNHLTARQAITLQVWMAHLARVNRDVSTARASLLKALEASGRLGAIMQLVEEADMLKKLLENERIREFVLASGDARKVIRKLRVLDSPVSEGPRKAGLTRQEIKVLYLVAEGRTNKHIARQLGLAEVTVKFHVSNIYRKIGCRRRAEAVATAKALGWVA